The genomic interval GCCTGAGGATCTGCGCCTGGAGCGCAACGACGCTCCACGGCTCTTCCCAGAGATGGATGACGTCCGGCTCGAGCTCGCGCAACAGTCGGCGCAGCCCGGGATAGAAATGGAGATACCAGCTCATCGGCCCCGCATGCGGGATCCGGATCGGCAGCACGTGAACCGATACACCATCGGCCTGGAACGGCTCCGCCGTCATGCTGCGGCCGAACTCCTGCCAGGTCGCCGGCATCACCAGATGCATGTCGACGTCGGGCCGGGACGCAAAGTGGCGGTAGCGCAGTCGCCCGGCCTCACTGCTGACGGCCGGGTGCGCGATCGACACGATCCGCAGCGGCGCGCCGTCAGACACGCCCCAGCACCCTTGCGGCCGTGCCGGTGAAGCCTGTCAGATGCATCTCCATCGCAGCAAGGCTGCGATGGCCGCCATTGATGGTGTTGCGCGGCAGGCTGAACGCGTCGTGCCCGCGGCGCACCAGGCCCTTGCGCGTGGTGGAAGCGCTGCGGAAGCCCGCACGCTGCGCCAGCGCGAAATCGCGCGGACCGCAATCGAAGGCCCGGCCATAGGGAAACGCGAAGTGCTCGACCTGGATGCCGAGGCGCTCGTTGAGGCGCTCGCGCGACTGCTCGAGCTCCACCATCGCAGCCTCAGGCTCCAGCGAGGAAATACGTGCGTGGGTGACGGTGTGCGCGCCGATCTCGAACAGCGGATCCCGCGCAAGCTCGGCCAGCATCTCCCAGGAGATCGCGTGCTTCCAGTGCATCGCCTCGATATCGATGCCATTGGCTGCGCAGAACGCGGCATAGTGCTTTTCGGCGTCGGAACCATCCCAGGATGCGGCGATTCGATGATAGGCCGCGCGTTTCGCCTCGCTGCTCTCGACCACGACGGTCTCGTCGCCGACCCGCACGCGGTCGCGGTTGAGCAACGCGTCTTCAAGCCCGGACGACCACAGCGGGAGGGTTCCGTCGGGAATGCCGGTCGTGACGAACAGCGTCAGCGGCACCTTGTGCTTGCGGAACAAGGGCGCAATCACTTCGTACGTATCGCGAT from Bradyrhizobium arachidis carries:
- a CDS encoding polysaccharide deacetylase family protein → MKLLLFATASALALPFARVTDRALGPRGCLFTFHRAAPSELWEKLPNRNFYIDAAFLDKFLAYLAAQNWDVVTMSEAQRRMSSGERGNGYVNFSIDDCYRDTYEVIAPLFRKHKVPLTLFVTTGIPDGTLPLWSSGLEDALLNRDRVRVGDETVVVESSEAKRAAYHRIAASWDGSDAEKHYAAFCAANGIDIEAMHWKHAISWEMLAELARDPLFEIGAHTVTHARISSLEPEAAMVELEQSRERLNERLGIQVEHFAFPYGRAFDCGPRDFALAQRAGFRSASTTRKGLVRRGHDAFSLPRNTINGGHRSLAAMEMHLTGFTGTAARVLGRV